In Streptomyces sclerotialus, the DNA window CGAGGGTTCCGGCAATGGTGGCGAGGCGGGTGGTAGCGATGGCTCGGGCGATGGCTGCGCGGTCGGTGGGGTCGTCCGCGGTGGTGAGGGCGTGGTGGGCGGTCTCGACAAGAGCGTGGGCGAGGCCGAGGGGTTGCAGCCAGGCTTCGCCGGTGTCCTGTTGGTAGGCGTGGGCGAGGTCGGCGCAGGTGCTGCCGTTCAGACTGGAGTGGTAGGGGTGGTCCGGACTCCAATAGACGAGGGTGGCCACACGGGCGTCGGCGAGTTCGGCGTGTACGTCCTGGGTGGGGGTGGTGTGGGTGTGGGGGTAGGTCAGCCAGCGCGAGCAGGTGACCAGCTTGGGCCGCAGCCCCGCCAGGCGGGCCTGGTGGTGGAAGAGAGCCAGGTCGGCGGCGGTGGCGGCGCTGGTGATCACGTCGGCGCCGTGCTCTCGCATGCGGTCCACCTGCGTCCGGAAGTCCTCAGCCGGTTCGTGGTAGGGGCCGAGGTCGACCAGTGTGTGGCCGCGCGGGGACGTCACCGGGCGGAAGCCGTACTGGTCGTTGCGCAGCAGCCGGCCCTGCAGATCGTCGTTCCACAGACACCCGATCACGTGCCGGCCGTCGATCCCCTCCCACATGCGGGCGAAGACGGTGGCGATGTCGTCCAGGCCCCAGGCGAAGTGGTAGGTCCATCTGAAGCGGTGTGTGCGGTCGGCGCCGCGTGCGTGGACGTACGCCTGCCAGGGAAACGTCGTCGAGAGGCACGGCACCTGTACCTCCTCACAGGTGTCGGCGACGGCCGGCAGCACCTTGGTTCCGGCCATGGAGAGCACGATGTGCGCCTCGTCGACAGTGGCCAGGTCGCGCACGGCCTGTCGGGCGGCTTCGGGGGTGGAGCGGCTGTCACGTACGACCACGGACACCTCGTAGCGGTGGCCGCCGTTACAGATGTGCCGCAGTTGGGGTTTCAGCGCCCGCAGAACGAAGGACAGGGGCTTGCCCAGCGGTGCCAGCCGACCTGTCAACGGTGCCACGACACCGATACACAGCCGCATCGATAACATCTCCTGTTCTGAGGGCAATCTTTCCGTTCCGCTGACTCACCCGTCCCTGAGGCGGTGATCCAGCAGCTATGTGTTGATGCGTGAGCGCAGGTAGGCCAGACCGGTTGTTCCGCCGGTGCCTGGCGCATCGCCGATCATTCGCTCCACAAGTTGCAGATGCCGCAGCCTCCAGCGCGTCGTTGACGTGCGTAGTTGCTCCAAGAGGCCTGTGACTTCCGTCGTAAGGGCATGCGCGGCCAAGCCGCAGTTCGGCGCGTCGATCTGCTGAAGGAGCGCAGCGAATTGCAGGGACTGACCGGCGCTCGCCTCTCCGAGCAGGGGGCGAAAGGCTTGGAATCCTTCAGGCGTGAGGCTGTCGAAAAGCCCGAGGAGACTCTCGAGCTGTCCCAGCACATCCCGCACCCGCTCCAGAGCGACGACGACGCCGTACTGCCGCCCGTCGGCCCGGTCGGCCTCATCACGGACCCACGCCAGTTCAATCAGGGCATGCGAGAGCAGCAACTCCGCAGTTTGGTGCACCACGATGAACAGGTGCTCATCTCGCCACTGCGCTCCCTGCGCGGCAGGAGACAGCGGCCTTTGCAGCGCCAGCAGTCCCGACAGACACAGGTAATCGACGTAGGGATTGGCTGACGGGCCTTGCTGCGCTGCTCCGATTGACGGCTGCATCACTTGTCCCGGAAAAGTGCCGCCGGAACGGGCGACATTAGCTTGTTCCTCAACATGGAGCCACCACCCGCGCGAGCCGGCTGGCGAGTGTTTCTGCCGGGCGGCTCCGCATCACTGCTACGGGGAATGGCGTTGTCCGGGGCGCATTCGATCACGCAGTAGTAGTTCACCCAGCAGTAAGCAGCCAGAGGATTCACCGGAGGGGGCCGGGGCGTTCCCCGACAGGGGGGCGGAAGGGAAAGACGCTGAGGGCCGCCAAGCCCGCCAGCCGGCGAGACAACATGGTCCTGGTCGCTCCTTCTGAAAGTGCAGGTTTTTTCGTCGCCGTTGCCCTTCACCGCTTCCACCACCCGCCCTCCTGCCATACGGAAAATCCCTCGAACGTATGGCGAGGCAGAGCCATACGGCCTCAGAGGGTGTTTTCTCCCCATGCGAGTAGGAACGTTTCGAGGCGATCGCAAGCCGCCGCTGGACGAGCGCACCGGCTCTCGTCGGTGGACGCCGGAGACCGTTCGGCGGCGAGTGGGCTACCACGGTCCTGAGCCGGAGACGGTGCAGGAGAAGGTCGACGCGGTCCACGACCTGGTCGCCGACGAGCAGGTGGCCACGCTGGTGGCCACGGACCTGCTGCGTCGGCCGGACGTGGCCTTCCAGGCGATGACGGACGACACCGCCCGCCATCAGGTCAACCACGCTCAGGTCGGGCAGGCCCGGGAGCCCTCTGAGCGCGAGTCGCCTATCGCGCCGGCGGTCAAGCACTTCGGGCACGTGATGGGGCCTTGGGCTTGGTCGGTACCTGCCAGCGGTTCGTGGCCGCGTCCGGCCGGATCGTGCCCAGCCTGCGGGACCGCCGACTCTCAGATGATGAACGGGCTACCGTTCACAAGAACCTCGACCAGGTCAGGGCGACGTTCTCTGAACTGAACTTCTGACCGCGCAGCCGCGGAACCAGACGGCAGGCGCCGGCGACGAAGTCCTGGCAGATGCCGATCACGCCGGTGAACTCGATCGAGCGGCGGAACCCGCGGACGATGGTGGCCGGGTCATCGAGCAGGCCCTCCTCTTCTGGGTTGCCGAAGTCGTCCTCGTCGTCCTCGTCGTCCTCGTCGTCCTCGTCGTCCTCGTTGTTCTCGTCGTCCTCGACGAGCTCGGCCTGGCCGAACTGAGCTTCGTTGACCATCTCCCGGGCCTGCGGGGCGCGCATCGCCTTGGACGCCACCTCGGGCCGGCGCAGGAAGTCGCAGGTCACCTGGGCCGCGACCGTCTCGTCCTGGGCCAGGTCGTGGATGGCCACCACCTTCTCCCGCGCGGGTGGTGTGGAAGGACAGGGCGACCTCTTCGGTGAAGAGCCGTAGCGAGGCCACGCCTCCCACCGTCTGGTCACGGAACTCACCCTCAGCACGGACCGGCGCCTTGCCGACGGAAGGAGGCGTCCGGCCTCTACAAAGCGCCAGGCTCCGCCTCACCTCCCATGACCACCAGAGCCGACCGGAAGCTCCCACGTACGGGCCCGAACCATCCCACCGCATTCGAACACGCCCCGCACTGACCCATCAGTGACCGGACTTGCCCACCCGTCACACATAGTCACTGATCAGGGGTTATGACACAGGCGCTCAGCAGAGTGAGTTGGTGTCGGACGGCGGCGGTGGTCCGACGCTCGTCGTCGGTGGCGAGCAGGTCGAGCAGAGCGCCGCGGAGTACCGCCAGCGCCAGGGTGCGGCGGGTACTGCCGGCCGCGCTGTCCCTCTCGGGCTGCGGCTGACAGGCGGCCAGGACGTCGAGCCAGTCGTCAACGGTCGAGCGGGCGAAGCCGGCCCACGCGCCGCCGGGCTCGACGAGTGAGCGAGCGTACGCCTCGGCCCACAGCCGCAGCAGCGGGCGATGCTCGTCGGCAGCGAGCCACGTCCAGACCTGCTCGACCGCCGGAACCAGGCCGATGGGCCGGTCGGCCTCCCTGAGGCGGTCCAGGATCGCCAGCTCATCGGTGCGGGCACGCGCCAGCAGCGCCCGCACCAGTCCGTCCTTGTTGCCGAACAGGAACATCAGTACCCGCGGGCTGGAGCCGATGGCCGTGGCCAGCGGACGCAGCGACAGGTCGGCAAGGCCGTGGTCGAGTGCGTACCGGTACGCGGCCTCCAGCAGCTCGACCTGCCGTGCGGACGGGACTGTCGCTTCCTGGGGCATGGAGCTAGCCTAACGGTACTGAAACACTTGTGTCAGTGTTTCTGGACCAGCATCGCGGGGAGGTAACCGTGACCCAGCACGAACCCCGGCGGCAGGTGACCGTGCGCCGCGCCGACCGCCCCGGTGACCTGGGCTGGGTGGTGATGGCCCACGGTGAGGTGTACGACCGGCAGTACGGCTGGAACACCGACTTCGAGGCCCTCGTGGCCGAGATCGTGGCCGACTACGCCACCAAACACGACCCGGCCAGGGAAGCGGCCTGGATCGCCGAGGTCGACGGCGAGCGCGTGGGCTGCATCTTCCTGGTGACGGCCGGCGACGAGGCGAGAGTGGCCAAGCTGCGCATTCTGCTCGTCACCCCGGCCGGCCGAGGCCTTGGTCTCGGCACTCGCCTCGTCGAGGAGTGCCTGACCTTCGCACGCCGGGCCGGCTACCGGCAGGTGACGTTGTGGACCAACGACGTGCTGACGTCTGCGCGCAAGATCTACCAGAGCTTCGGTTTCACCCTCGCCGACGAGCAGCCCCATCACAGTTTCGGTCATGATCTCATCGGACAGAACTGGACGCTTGACCTTGTCGAGCAGGATCAGGGATGAGCGGTCGGCCAGTCAGTTCTGTCAGTCCTGTCAGTTCTGTCAGATCTGCAGATCTGTATCTGTGAGATCTGTCAGGCCTATCGGACCTGTCGACCTGTCGGACCTGTCGCGGCCTTCAGGCCTTCGGCTTCGAGCCGCCGCGGCCCTGGCGCAGGGCGCGGGCGCACCAACCGATGAGCACGGCGTTCACCACCGCACCGAGACCGACGGCGAGGAACACCATGGCGATGTGGTCCGGCAGCGCGAGCAGGATGAGGCTGACCGGTGCGGTGGCGATGAGCGGTACGACGCCGGCGAAGGACGCGTCGGGGTTGTCGCCGTAACTCACCACGACGGCCCAGATGAGCAGTACCGCACATACGGCGAGGTAGACGCGGGCGAGAGTGCTGCTGAGCGCACCGTGCACCGTGCGAAGGACGGGGTGGGTGGATGCGGACTTGGGGTTGTTCATATTCGTGTCCATGTTCATGAATTCACTGTCCTGACGAATGTCGGTTGATCTGCTCGGGTCGTTGGGTCGTTGGGTCGTCGGGGCGTTGGGTGGATCAGGTGGACGTCTCCGGTGGAGTCACGTGGACGTCTCCGGTGGAGTCACGTGGACGTCTCCGGTGGAGTCACGTGGACGAGGCCCAAGTCGTACGCGAGGATCGTCGCCTGTACCCGGTCGCGTACCTCCAGCTTGCGCAACAGCGCGTTCACATGGGATTTGACGGTGCCGACGGTGATGTCGAGGTCGGCGGCGATCTCGGCGTTGTTCAGGCCCGATGCGATCAGGGTGAGGACGGAGCGCTCCCGTGCGGTCAGTTGGTCCAGGACCGCGGCGGCGTTCCCGGCCCGCGGGCCGGTGGGCCGGCCGGCGGCGTAATGGCCGATGAGCCGACGGGTGGCGGAGGGGGCGAGGACGCTCTCCCCAGCGGCCACCACCCGGATGCCGTGCAGCAGTTCGGCTGCCTGCACGTCCTTGAGCAGGAACCCTGACGCACCGGCGCGCAACGCGTCGAAGACGTAGGCGTCGAGGTCGAACGTGGTCAGTACGAGAACCCGAGGAGGGCTGTCGCGTCCGGTGAGAATCCGGGTGGCGGTGATGCCGTCGAGTCCCGGCATCCGTACGTCCATGACGATCACGTCCGGTGCGAGCTGTTCGGCAAGGCTCACCGCGGCCGCGCCATCGCCGGCCTCTCCGACGACCGTCATGTCCGGCTCGGCGTCGATGACGGCGGCGAACCCCGCCCGGACGACCGCCTGGTCGTCGACTACCAACACGGTGAGGGACATGGGGACTTCTCCTGGTGTTGCGGCGGGTACGGGCGTAGGTGTGCAGGGGCGGCAGGTCAGAGGCACGGACGCGGGGGAGGGGTGGGGCCGAGGGGCGCGGGGAGAGACAGGGGCAGACGCAACACGACCGTGCCCGGCTGCCCGGTGGCCAAGGTGCCGCCAAGGGCGGCGGCCCGCGTCACCAGGCGCCGGCGTGCCGCGAGACGGGTGGCTTGGGAAACTCCGGTCGCGGTGAGGGTCAGTACGTGGTCCGTGGCGTCGATGACAAGCACGGTGGGCTGGTCGTTGCCGCCCGTCTCCAGCACGGTCTCGGCGGCACGGTACGCGGCGATGTCCACCTCCGTCGGCAGCCGCTGCGGCACCCGGTCCGTGAGCCGCACCTCCACCTGGCGGCCGGTGGCCCGCCACTGGCCGACCAGCAGGTCAAGGGCCTGGAGCGTGGGCTGCGGCCGGAGCTCGGCGGCCTGCTCTCCGTGCCGTACCGTTTCGAGCAGAGCCCGCATCGCGGCCAAGGCGTCGCGCGCCCGTTCCGCCGTCTGCGCGAGCCGGCCCGCTTCTGCCTCCTCGACCACTTCGGCGGTGCGTGCCAGCACGGTGGTCTCCAGCCCGACGGTGATACGGCGACGCTCGGCCCATGCGTCCCGTACCGCCTCCTCCGTCCACGCTGCGACAAGACCCTCATGCGTGTCCAGGGCAGCTCGCCGCCTCTTCTCGTACCAGGTGCCGACAGCCCAGGCGGCCATGGCCGACAGCGCCGCCCCGGCGGCCACCCAGGTGGGCAAGGCGACACCACGAGTGAGTACGGCGATGAGCAGCGCGGCCGCGTGTACGGCGGCGGCCACCACCGGCACGGCCCACCGCTGCATGCCGCTGCCCACGCCGGCGGCGAGGGCGAAACTCGGTGTGCCGGCCGCCACCATGGCGAGGCCCACGCATGTGGCGAGCATGCTCAGCGCCGGTGGCAGGACGACCGGCCCCGCGTACCCGCTCACGGCCATCGCCGCAGGCCAGAGCCCGGCGAGGACCAGCAGCACGCTCAGTGCCGACCACGGGGCCCGGCGGAGGCACAGCAGCATCACCGCCTGCGCCGCTGCGAGCAGCGCGAAGAGCGCGCCCGCGGAGACACCGGGGCCGGTGGGTGTCGTACTCTCCCGGATGACGAGGAACGGCAGCAGCGGCTGAAAGCACAGTCCTACGGCCGCGACGAACTGTGCGAGGCGGTACGTCCGCGACACGAACGGTGCCGCCGACGCCCCGCTCCGCGTCGGCAGGACCGCACGCACCTCCCACCCGCCATCCGGCGTCGGGCCGCTGGTCAGCGTGCCGCCCAGCTCCCGCGCCCGGCTGCGCAGGAAGTTCTGGCCGCGCCCGCCGCCGAGGCCCTGACCGCGCGGTGGCGTGCCGGTGGTGCCGGCGGACGCGTCCGGCGCTGCGTTGCGCACCACGATTTCGGTGTGGGCGTCGTCGTAGGTGCATCGCACGGCGGTGGGCGCACCGGAGGCGTGGCGGACCACGTTGGTCAGCGCTTCGCGGAC includes these proteins:
- a CDS encoding ABC transporter substrate-binding protein gives rise to the protein MLSMRLCIGVVAPLTGRLAPLGKPLSFVLRALKPQLRHICNGGHRYEVSVVVRDSRSTPEAARQAVRDLATVDEAHIVLSMAGTKVLPAVADTCEEVQVPCLSTTFPWQAYVHARGADRTHRFRWTYHFAWGLDDIATVFARMWEGIDGRHVIGCLWNDDLQGRLLRNDQYGFRPVTSPRGHTLVDLGPYHEPAEDFRTQVDRMREHGADVITSAATAADLALFHHQARLAGLRPKLVTCSRWLTYPHTHTTPTQDVHAELADARVATLVYWSPDHPYHSSLNGSTCADLAHAYQQDTGEAWLQPLGLAHALVETAHHALTTADDPTDRAAIARAIATTRLATIAGTLDWTQGPTPNIALLPLTGGQWHADPQGPRLVIVTNAANPDIPLTGDLTPTW
- a CDS encoding tryptophan 2,3-dioxygenase family protein, which codes for MQPSIGAAQQGPSANPYVDYLCLSGLLALQRPLSPAAQGAQWRDEHLFIVVHQTAELLLSHALIELAWVRDEADRADGRQYGVVVALERVRDVLGQLESLLGLFDSLTPEGFQAFRPLLGEASAGQSLQFAALLQQIDAPNCGLAAHALTTEVTGLLEQLRTSTTRWRLRHLQLVERMIGDAPGTGGTTGLAYLRSRINT
- a CDS encoding DUF6192 family protein translates to MAASGRIVPSLRDRRLSDDERATVHKNLDQVRATFSELNF
- a CDS encoding DUF6192 family protein, whose translation is MAIHDLAQDETVAAQVTCDFLRRPEVASKAMRAPQAREMVNEAQFGQAELVEDDENNEDDEDDEDDEDDEDDFGNPEEEGLLDDPATIVRGFRRSIEFTGVIGICQDFVAGACRLVPRLRGQKFSSENVALTWSRFL
- a CDS encoding TetR/AcrR family transcriptional regulator, encoding MPQEATVPSARQVELLEAAYRYALDHGLADLSLRPLATAIGSSPRVLMFLFGNKDGLVRALLARARTDELAILDRLREADRPIGLVPAVEQVWTWLAADEHRPLLRLWAEAYARSLVEPGGAWAGFARSTVDDWLDVLAACQPQPERDSAAGSTRRTLALAVLRGALLDLLATDDERRTTAAVRHQLTLLSACVITPDQ
- a CDS encoding GNAT family N-acetyltransferase, with translation MDQHRGEVTVTQHEPRRQVTVRRADRPGDLGWVVMAHGEVYDRQYGWNTDFEALVAEIVADYATKHDPAREAAWIAEVDGERVGCIFLVTAGDEARVAKLRILLVTPAGRGLGLGTRLVEECLTFARRAGYRQVTLWTNDVLTSARKIYQSFGFTLADEQPHHSFGHDLIGQNWTLDLVEQDQG
- a CDS encoding SCO4225 family membrane protein, which encodes MNMDTNMNNPKSASTHPVLRTVHGALSSTLARVYLAVCAVLLIWAVVVSYGDNPDASFAGVVPLIATAPVSLILLALPDHIAMVFLAVGLGAVVNAVLIGWCARALRQGRGGSKPKA
- a CDS encoding response regulator produces the protein MSLTVLVVDDQAVVRAGFAAVIDAEPDMTVVGEAGDGAAAVSLAEQLAPDVIVMDVRMPGLDGITATRILTGRDSPPRVLVLTTFDLDAYVFDALRAGASGFLLKDVQAAELLHGIRVVAAGESVLAPSATRRLIGHYAAGRPTGPRAGNAAAVLDQLTARERSVLTLIASGLNNAEIAADLDITVGTVKSHVNALLRKLEVRDRVQATILAYDLGLVHVTPPETST
- a CDS encoding sensor histidine kinase, translated to MERTDDRLFPVLLLGAQVAVWPGTALVLGATPTAAELLAAALVAGLVTVVLTARRTHPVPVLILVTAACAVGAEPLPAGAVAVLGTAGVTLALFSVAAERDTTTGLLCVATLAVWQLVHGLTLHGLGGGQGLDLVLTTLLYAAATGTGLYLRRVRASRRAAERRLRRAETDRHRLPAAERQRMERELHDVSAHHLTAVVVTAEAALGLRDRRPELADEAVRFAAETGREVTRALSAVRSPAPSADDLPAPEERLRELVAGFRALGQPVTFDIQSPRDGTGTPNGGELEQQAQLEQQAWPEQQAQPEEQARPEQRKRPVHRDPLDSSVLNSSVLNSSVLNSSVLDSSVLDSSVGDAVYGIVREALTNVVRHASGAPTAVRCTYDDAHTEIVVRNAAPDASAGTTGTPPRGQGLGGGRGQNFLRSRARELGGTLTSGPTPDGGWEVRAVLPTRSGASAAPFVSRTYRLAQFVAAVGLCFQPLLPFLVIRESTTPTGPGVSAGALFALLAAAQAVMLLCLRRAPWSALSVLLVLAGLWPAAMAVSGYAGPVVLPPALSMLATCVGLAMVAAGTPSFALAAGVGSGMQRWAVPVVAAAVHAAALLIAVLTRGVALPTWVAAGAALSAMAAWAVGTWYEKRRRAALDTHEGLVAAWTEEAVRDAWAERRRITVGLETTVLARTAEVVEEAEAGRLAQTAERARDALAAMRALLETVRHGEQAAELRPQPTLQALDLLVGQWRATGRQVEVRLTDRVPQRLPTEVDIAAYRAAETVLETGGNDQPTVLVIDATDHVLTLTATGVSQATRLAARRRLVTRAAALGGTLATGQPGTVVLRLPLSLPAPLGPTPPPRPCL